From a region of the Fervidicoccaceae archaeon genome:
- a CDS encoding winged helix-turn-helix transcriptional regulator, with translation MCFCLGGDFFAAKDKEDTEEKEVIKEEFLDERDRAIISLLRERGLMTPGDLIKATGIPRSAFYRRINRLKKEGIIEQISIAGKIYYRLKEK, from the coding sequence TTGTGCTTTTGCTTAGGGGGCGATTTTTTCGCAGCAAAGGATAAGGAGGATACAGAGGAAAAAGAAGTAATAAAAGAGGAGTTCCTCGACGAGAGAGATAGAGCCATAATATCTCTATTGAGAGAGAGGGGGCTAATGACCCCAGGAGATCTGATAAAGGCAACTGGGATACCTAGATCGGCATTTTACAGAAGGATAAACAGGCTGAAGAAAGAGGGAATAATAGAGCAGATATCAATAGCTGGCAAGATATATTATCGTCTGAAGGAGAAATAG
- the pgk gene encoding phosphoglycerate kinase gives MRRRIAIAKDQDVSGKKVLLRVDINCPISRDGKILDDYRIRIHSSTVRRLIEENAAVVILAHQGRPGMDDFIDLSQHSTIMSRIVGTDIQFVDDIIGPESISRIKKLEPGEALMLDNVRFLAEESIEASGEFHAKSYLVRKLAPHFNFFINDAFATAHRKHASMVGFPFVLPSFAGDIMEKEVLALSSIKDPSISPKVFVLGGAKLSDSIRILKNILSNSKESIVLLTGLISELFYLSAGKYLGKSSKEKLEKAGALALIGNVRELYLKYRDRIYLPVDYVLEDGSMISVGSNRADEKQIKDIGPETVNFYEDIMREGKIIVIRGPAGVIEEKEFRNGTISLMRAALRGNAKVIIGGGHLSSLLDDLPEEERRKAHNSTGGGALLLFLGGEDLPAIDALSYSAERFNLSGIELP, from the coding sequence TTGCGCAGGCGAATCGCAATAGCAAAAGATCAGGATGTTTCTGGAAAGAAAGTTCTTCTCAGAGTCGATATAAATTGTCCAATATCAAGAGATGGAAAAATCCTCGACGACTATCGAATAAGAATACATTCGAGTACTGTTAGGAGGCTCATTGAGGAAAATGCAGCTGTCGTAATCCTTGCGCATCAAGGCAGACCAGGAATGGATGACTTCATAGACCTTTCTCAGCATTCCACCATCATGAGCAGGATTGTTGGCACAGATATACAGTTTGTGGATGACATTATAGGTCCTGAAAGCATTTCCAGGATAAAAAAGCTCGAGCCAGGAGAAGCACTTATGCTGGATAACGTTAGATTTCTAGCTGAAGAAAGCATAGAGGCCTCAGGTGAATTTCACGCAAAGTCGTACTTAGTTAGAAAGCTTGCACCCCACTTCAACTTCTTCATCAACGATGCATTTGCTACAGCCCACAGAAAGCATGCCAGTATGGTCGGCTTTCCGTTTGTCCTTCCCTCGTTTGCTGGAGACATAATGGAAAAAGAGGTTCTGGCACTGAGCAGTATAAAAGATCCCTCGATTTCACCAAAAGTCTTTGTTCTAGGCGGAGCTAAATTGTCTGATAGTATAAGAATACTCAAGAATATCCTAAGTAACAGCAAGGAGTCAATAGTTTTACTAACAGGTCTTATCTCTGAGCTTTTCTATCTATCCGCTGGAAAATATCTCGGCAAATCAAGCAAGGAAAAGCTCGAAAAAGCAGGTGCGCTTGCATTGATTGGCAATGTCAGGGAACTTTATCTAAAATACAGAGACAGAATTTATCTTCCTGTTGACTATGTTCTGGAAGATGGAAGTATGATAAGCGTTGGCAGCAATAGGGCTGATGAAAAGCAGATCAAGGATATAGGGCCAGAAACTGTTAATTTCTATGAAGATATCATGCGGGAAGGAAAAATAATTGTCATAAGGGGTCCGGCAGGTGTCATAGAGGAAAAAGAATTTAGAAATGGAACAATCAGTTTAATGAGAGCAGCTCTCAGAGGAAATGCGAAAGTAATAATAGGAGGAGGACATCTTAGCTCATTGCTGGATGATCTCCCAGAAGAGGAAAGAAGAAAAGCTCACAACAGCACCGGAGGAGGGGCTCTCCTTCTCTTTTTGGGAGGGGAAGACCTTCCAGCAATTGATGCCCTCTCCTATTCAGCTGAAAGATTTAATTTGAGTGGAATTGAACTTCCCTAG
- a CDS encoding universal stress protein — translation MGNIAEKFQDRAFLLSYMFRKILVPYDGSANSEKGLRVALELSLILGSKITLAYACEVGRCDEQLLKRAMQIAESRGVKIETKIIEYNPEESSEASEIVKEVNNNSYDLVVVGVRGKTEYEGVEKGSVAASLFVNTNISYLFVK, via the coding sequence ATGGGAAACATAGCAGAAAAATTCCAAGACAGAGCATTCCTGTTAAGCTACATGTTCAGAAAAATACTTGTTCCCTATGATGGTTCGGCAAATAGCGAAAAAGGACTGAGAGTGGCTTTGGAGCTTTCCCTCATTTTAGGCTCGAAAATAACCTTAGCTTATGCTTGCGAAGTAGGAAGATGTGACGAACAGCTATTAAAAAGAGCAATGCAGATAGCAGAAAGCAGGGGGGTTAAAATTGAAACAAAAATAATAGAATATAATCCAGAGGAAAGCAGTGAAGCTTCGGAAATAGTTAAGGAAGTGAACAACAATTCATATGACCTTGTTGTTGTAGGTGTAAGAGGGAAAACAGAATATGAAGGAGTTGAAAAGGGATCTGTAGCAGCCAGCCTCTTCGTCAACACTAATATAAGCTATCTGTTCGTGAAGTAG
- a CDS encoding ABC transporter substrate-binding protein, producing MKGITLGIVLLVVGLVAGLGVGYAAFSHQTASPTSTTTSNTTIEIPIGVEVSLSGSLQGYGPLYRTAAQLAESDVNSYLSQIGSKYRVKLYFEDDKSTPDGALAAAQTLAARGIKILFTYTSSATSAVMQFSRQNDMIVISYASTAPQLAIPDNVFRLETPDTGQARAIASLMWLQGIRNVAIIYRGDDWGDGLFNATRQNFVALGGTIIGSIRYDPNAKDYSAEVQNLANLISSSQNRTSTAVLALSFPGDFIAIFNAAKNYPVLMSVRWYGSDGTVNDVQVRDVIGQDIVNSGVGYINVAYTVPYNELQDSFIARYENLTGNRPSGATFALYDGIWAIALTVVQTGTTSGSVLTKAFPLFAQHYFGLSGWLKFDQNGDRQYGAYSYVELQKDNSGKVTWNVVGTFDPITGTVTLNS from the coding sequence ATGAAGGGAATAACACTTGGAATAGTACTCCTCGTAGTAGGTCTGGTAGCTGGATTGGGAGTAGGTTATGCAGCTTTTTCACATCAAACTGCTTCGCCGACAAGTACAACAACATCAAATACTACAATAGAAATACCGATTGGTGTTGAAGTCTCTCTCTCGGGCTCATTGCAGGGATATGGTCCCCTCTACAGAACTGCTGCTCAGCTCGCAGAGAGCGATGTAAATTCCTATCTTTCACAGATAGGGAGCAAATACAGGGTAAAACTGTACTTCGAGGATGATAAATCAACGCCTGATGGGGCTCTGGCTGCTGCTCAGACACTGGCAGCTAGGGGAATAAAAATTCTCTTCACATACACAAGCTCTGCTACTTCAGCTGTAATGCAGTTCTCAAGGCAAAACGATATGATTGTGATATCATATGCTTCCACAGCTCCTCAGCTAGCAATTCCAGACAATGTTTTCAGATTGGAAACACCAGATACAGGACAAGCGAGAGCTATAGCCAGCCTTATGTGGCTACAGGGAATAAGAAATGTTGCTATTATATATAGAGGAGATGATTGGGGAGATGGACTATTCAATGCTACAAGACAGAACTTCGTTGCTCTTGGAGGAACTATTATTGGTTCAATTAGGTACGATCCCAATGCTAAAGATTATTCTGCTGAAGTTCAAAATCTAGCAAATCTCATATCTTCCTCTCAAAATAGGACTTCAACTGCCGTTCTAGCGCTGAGCTTTCCTGGAGACTTCATTGCCATATTTAATGCAGCCAAGAACTATCCAGTCCTCATGAGCGTCAGATGGTATGGTTCAGATGGAACTGTTAATGATGTACAGGTTAGAGATGTAATTGGCCAAGATATCGTAAACAGTGGAGTTGGATATATAAATGTAGCATATACTGTCCCTTACAACGAGCTTCAAGATAGCTTCATTGCCAGATATGAGAATTTGACCGGGAACAGACCAAGTGGAGCGACATTTGCTCTATACGATGGAATTTGGGCCATAGCACTCACAGTTGTGCAAACAGGAACCACAAGCGGAAGCGTGCTGACTAAGGCATTTCCTCTATTTGCCCAGCACTATTTCGGATTGAGCGGATGGCTGAAATTTGATCAGAACGGAGATAGGCAGTATGGAGCATACTCTTACGTTGAGCTCCAGAAAGATAATAGCGGGAAGGTAACTTGGAATGTTGTTGGAACCTTTGACCCAATCACTGGAACTGTAACTCTCAACTCTTAA
- a CDS encoding branched-chain amino acid ABC transporter permease, which produces MIPIDLLTNALTYSNMLVLMSLGLTFSYITLKVPNFAQGDFIAIGAYVAYTSYIFWNVNPYLTIPLAFLLSGVISLLLFLFIFSPLSKRDFKLTDLIIAYFAAEMIIRSGLLIYTDYMQSTTAKYFSNVLVPMQQIMIGSISVSYPLLMSIILTLTILITFSLILKFTKLGVSLRAVISNPELARAYGINVEKAYAISWFLAGGITGMTGPVIITFFPTDPNIGWTFLIRIFAASIVGGIDSLLGAVIGGYFVGMSEVLGIYILSQPPIGIQSVYRVLIPFTMMIITLLLMPRGIVSKLRIPKFLR; this is translated from the coding sequence ATGATACCAATCGATCTTCTTACAAATGCTCTGACATATAGCAACATGCTTGTCCTGATGTCTCTCGGTCTAACTTTCTCGTACATTACGCTTAAAGTTCCCAACTTTGCCCAGGGTGATTTCATAGCCATTGGAGCATACGTAGCATATACTTCATATATTTTTTGGAATGTAAATCCCTATTTGACAATTCCTTTGGCATTTCTCCTTTCAGGGGTCATTTCCCTTCTCCTCTTTTTATTTATATTCAGTCCGCTATCGAAAAGAGACTTCAAATTAACAGATCTAATAATAGCTTACTTCGCTGCTGAAATGATAATAAGAAGCGGTCTGCTCATCTATACAGATTACATGCAATCGACTACTGCCAAGTATTTTTCAAATGTACTCGTACCAATGCAGCAAATAATGATAGGTTCGATTAGCGTTTCCTATCCACTGCTCATGTCCATTATTCTCACATTGACTATATTGATTACTTTCTCCTTAATTCTCAAGTTCACTAAATTGGGAGTATCACTCAGAGCTGTGATATCGAATCCCGAGCTGGCAAGAGCTTATGGAATAAATGTTGAAAAAGCATACGCTATTTCCTGGTTCCTCGCTGGAGGAATTACAGGAATGACTGGGCCAGTTATAATCACTTTCTTTCCAACAGATCCCAACATTGGCTGGACGTTTCTTATTAGGATATTTGCAGCGAGCATAGTTGGAGGAATCGATAGTCTTCTTGGTGCTGTTATAGGAGGTTACTTCGTTGGCATGAGTGAGGTGCTAGGCATATATATATTGAGTCAGCCTCCTATTGGAATACAATCAGTTTACAGAGTTCTCATCCCTTTCACCATGATGATAATAACTCTCCTACTGATGCCAAGAGGAATCGTTTCAAAGCTTAGAATTCCCAAATTTTTGAGGTGA
- a CDS encoding branched-chain amino acid ABC transporter permease, with amino-acid sequence MAFLGISDPFRFLIDIGSFFLIYSILSISMNLDYGFAGIPNLGKVMFFAMGAIVTGSISLRLISAISNLPLTDFVTQNIEYAIQASEWLGERPIESILICLLLIGLSALASGILGILASLPAIRLKETYLAITLLVTGEILRVIASYYPPLIGGTVGTHVPDFFSWLGVGRAHDIAIFMFMGAFTVLAYLVSRFFAISPFGRIMRAHRENESALSSLGKDPSYVRRSTLFLSSALAGIAGSLYAIYSGNVNAGDFIPDKTFMLSLIIVIGGMANINGPLVGSIIYVFIDRLIRQAKFFISVPFDVNYLSIGLMGAILLIFFFLRPKGILPEKPIVFEKMPEGLRNRRKEN; translated from the coding sequence ATGGCATTTCTTGGCATTTCAGATCCTTTCAGGTTTCTGATCGATATAGGAAGCTTCTTTCTAATTTATTCTATACTTAGCATAAGCATGAACCTGGACTATGGATTCGCTGGAATTCCGAATTTGGGGAAGGTCATGTTCTTCGCTATGGGGGCGATTGTAACAGGTTCGATCTCTCTTAGGCTTATATCGGCGATTTCCAACCTTCCCCTGACAGATTTTGTCACTCAGAACATCGAATATGCAATTCAAGCATCTGAGTGGCTCGGCGAGAGGCCCATAGAGTCAATACTGATATGTCTACTGCTCATCGGACTGTCAGCATTAGCTTCAGGGATTCTTGGCATTCTGGCTTCTCTTCCGGCAATCAGATTGAAGGAGACATATCTTGCTATTACTCTTCTAGTGACAGGTGAGATTCTAAGGGTTATTGCCAGCTACTATCCACCGCTAATTGGAGGCACTGTGGGGACACATGTTCCAGACTTCTTCTCATGGTTAGGGGTAGGAAGGGCCCATGATATAGCAATTTTCATGTTCATGGGAGCATTCACGGTTCTAGCCTATCTAGTTAGCAGATTTTTTGCTATATCTCCCTTTGGCAGAATAATGAGAGCTCACAGGGAAAATGAGAGTGCCCTAAGTTCTCTTGGCAAGGATCCTTCCTATGTTAGAAGGAGCACACTTTTCCTATCTTCAGCACTCGCCGGTATTGCTGGAAGTCTATATGCAATATATTCAGGAAATGTAAATGCAGGAGACTTCATTCCTGACAAAACGTTCATGCTGTCCCTAATTATAGTCATAGGTGGAATGGCCAACATAAATGGCCCTCTCGTTGGTAGCATCATATATGTGTTCATAGACAGATTAATAAGACAGGCAAAGTTTTTCATAAGCGTTCCATTCGATGTAAACTATCTATCTATAGGCCTTATGGGAGCAATCCTACTTATTTTCTTCTTTCTGAGGCCTAAGGGAATACTACCAGAGAAGCCAATTGTTTTCGAAAAAATGCCTGAGGGGCTGCGGAATAGAAGGAAAGAAAACTGA